A single Cnuibacter physcomitrellae DNA region contains:
- a CDS encoding Jag family protein, translating into MTETDVTETETVDAAVQDDGDIAADYIEELLDICDIDGDIDIEVRDGRTYVSVVASGDSNLHVLSNPETVTALQELTRLAVQAKTGEFSRLILDVGGSRDARQRELEAMVDRAIGQLDAGAEEAHLEPMSSYERKLVHDIAAGRGFGSESEGEGRDRHTVITRA; encoded by the coding sequence GTGACCGAGACCGACGTGACGGAGACCGAGACCGTGGACGCCGCCGTCCAGGACGACGGCGACATCGCCGCCGACTACATCGAGGAGCTCCTCGACATCTGCGACATCGACGGCGACATCGACATCGAGGTCCGCGATGGCCGGACCTATGTCTCGGTCGTGGCCTCCGGCGACAGCAACCTCCACGTCCTGTCGAACCCCGAGACGGTGACGGCTCTCCAGGAGCTCACGCGTCTCGCCGTCCAGGCGAAGACCGGCGAGTTCAGCCGGCTCATCCTCGACGTGGGCGGCAGCCGCGACGCTCGCCAGCGTGAGCTCGAGGCGATGGTCGACCGCGCGATCGGTCAGCTGGACGCCGGTGCCGAGGAGGCTCACCTCGAGCCCATGTCGTCGTACGAGCGCAAGCTGGTGCACGACATCGCCGCCGGCCGTGGCTTCGGCTCGGAGTCGGAGGGCGAGGGGCGCGATCGTCACACGGTGATCACCCGCGCGTGA
- the yidC gene encoding membrane protein insertase YidC translates to MPFIDTILWPIKWVVELILVAWHWLWTSIGLDPAAGLTWVLSIVGLVIVVRAALIPIFVRQIKSQRKMLEVAPQLKKIQDKYKGKRDQFSREAMSRETMELYRRTGTNPLSSCLPLLIQMPIFFSLFSVLNNAQKGQAGVGPLNAELGKQFGDATLFGVAPLHDTFIGSWNAGGPWQVMVIAGLMVVLMTASQFYTQLQIMAKNQSPEAKASPMYRQQRILLYILPLVFVFSGVAFPLGVMFYWLTSNFWTMGQQFLVIRNMPTPGSEAAKAREARLAKRGKLVQKDDPGVEEIEQPKQSTQRQQPISKARAKKQGGQK, encoded by the coding sequence ATCCCCTTCATCGATACGATCCTCTGGCCCATCAAGTGGGTGGTGGAGCTGATCCTGGTGGCCTGGCACTGGCTGTGGACGAGCATCGGCCTCGACCCGGCCGCCGGCCTGACCTGGGTGCTCTCGATCGTCGGTCTGGTGATCGTGGTCCGCGCCGCGCTCATCCCGATCTTCGTGCGCCAGATCAAGAGCCAGCGCAAGATGCTCGAGGTCGCGCCACAGCTCAAGAAGATCCAGGACAAGTACAAGGGCAAGCGCGACCAGTTCTCCCGCGAGGCGATGTCTCGCGAGACCATGGAGCTCTACCGCCGCACGGGGACGAACCCGCTCTCGTCGTGTCTGCCGCTGCTGATCCAGATGCCGATCTTCTTCAGCCTCTTCTCTGTGCTGAACAATGCTCAGAAAGGTCAGGCGGGCGTCGGCCCCCTGAACGCTGAGCTCGGCAAGCAGTTCGGCGACGCGACGCTGTTCGGCGTGGCTCCGCTGCACGACACCTTCATCGGGTCCTGGAACGCGGGCGGACCGTGGCAGGTCATGGTGATCGCCGGTCTGATGGTCGTTCTCATGACGGCCTCGCAGTTCTACACCCAGCTGCAGATCATGGCGAAGAACCAGTCGCCGGAGGCCAAGGCGAGCCCGATGTACCGCCAGCAGCGCATCCTGCTCTACATCCTCCCGCTGGTGTTCGTCTTCTCGGGTGTCGCCTTCCCGCTGGGCGTGATGTTCTACTGGCTCACGTCGAACTTCTGGACGATGGGTCAGCAGTTCCTCGTCATCCGCAACATGCCGACCCCGGGCAGCGAGGCCGCGAAGGCCCGTGAGGCCCGTCTGGCCAAGCGGGGCAAGCTGGTCCAGAAGGACGATCCCGGCGTCGAGGAGATCGAGCAGCCGAAGCAGAGCACTCAGCGCCAGCAGCCGATCAGCAAGGCACGAGCGAAGAAGCAGGGGGGTCAGAAGTGA
- the yidD gene encoding membrane protein insertion efficiency factor YidD, translated as MRMLLTTILLLPRNLAVLLLRGYRAVISPLYGDVCRYYPSCSAYTLQAIQQRGLVVGSALGVYRIARCHPWAKGGVDDVPPVRRPRYRTTPFGFVVSASHGKG; from the coding sequence ATGAGGATGCTGCTGACGACGATCCTGCTTCTCCCCCGCAACCTGGCGGTGCTCCTGCTTCGCGGATATCGCGCGGTGATCTCTCCCCTCTACGGCGACGTCTGCCGCTACTACCCCTCGTGCTCCGCCTACACGCTGCAGGCCATCCAGCAGCGCGGTCTGGTCGTGGGCTCCGCGCTCGGCGTGTACCGCATCGCACGCTGCCACCCCTGGGCGAAGGGCGGTGTCGACGACGTCCCGCCGGTTCGTCGGCCGCGCTACCGCACCACGCCATTCGGCTTCGTCGTCTCAGCTAGCCACGGAAAGGGCTGA
- the rnpA gene encoding ribonuclease P protein component, with protein sequence MLARRNRLTTGEEYRSTVRRGRRFVGPHTVTYIRASDSSDARFGFIVAKNVGGAVVRNRVRRRLKAASYDLLPAVSGGLDVVVRALPGASSQPYGVLFDELSTSLRKGSVLA encoded by the coding sequence GTGCTGGCGAGACGCAATCGACTCACCACGGGTGAGGAGTACCGCTCCACGGTGAGGCGCGGTCGGCGCTTCGTCGGCCCTCACACCGTCACCTACATTCGCGCATCCGATTCGTCGGATGCGCGTTTCGGCTTCATCGTGGCGAAGAACGTCGGCGGGGCCGTGGTGCGCAACCGGGTCCGGCGTCGGCTCAAGGCGGCGAGCTACGACCTGCTCCCCGCGGTGTCCGGCGGACTCGACGTGGTGGTCCGGGCGCTGCCCGGAGCTTCGTCCCAGCCTTACGGGGTACTGTTCGACGAGCTCTCCACGTCGCTCAGAAAAGGATCAGTGCTCGCATGA
- the rpmH gene encoding 50S ribosomal protein L34: MSKRTFQPNNRRRAKVHGFRARMRTRAGRAILSARRSKGRTELSA, from the coding sequence ATGAGCAAGCGAACCTTCCAGCCCAACAACCGCCGCCGCGCCAAGGTGCACGGCTTCCGCGCCCGCATGCGCACCCGCGCCGGCCGTGCCATCCTCTCGGCGCGCCGCTCCAAGGGCCGCACCGAGCTCTCGGCCTAG
- the dnaA gene encoding chromosomal replication initiator protein DnaA produces the protein MGGAFYLEVPNDFTRDMLEQRVRPALIQALSSLDGELGVSTFAVVVNPEIDGYRLAESSVPLPAREETQAVAVSEAAYVEALPAPVQETAVGPQRNNDTRLNPKYSFDNFVIGGSNRFAHAAAVAVAEAPAKAYNPLFIYGDSGLGKTHLLHAIGHYAMSLYPGVRVRYVSSEEFTNDFINSIANNRGAAFHSRYRDIDLLLIDDIQFLQGKAETQEAFFHTFNTLHDHNKQVVITSDLPPKHLTGFEDRMRTRFEWGLITDVQTPDLETRIAILRKKAQSERLRVPDDILEFMASKVSSNVRELEGTLIRVTAFASLNRTPVDMQLVQTVLKDVITLDDDNVIAPVDIINNTAEYFKLSVDDLYGSSRSQAIATARQIAMYLCREMTSLSLPKIGQLFGGRDHTTVMYANNKIGKLMTEKRSIYNQVTEISNRIKHDQRYKGA, from the coding sequence ATGGGCGGCGCCTTCTACCTCGAGGTGCCCAACGACTTCACCCGCGACATGCTCGAGCAGCGTGTCCGGCCCGCTCTCATCCAGGCGCTCAGCTCGCTCGACGGCGAACTCGGCGTCAGCACCTTCGCCGTCGTGGTGAACCCCGAGATCGACGGCTATCGGCTCGCCGAGTCCTCCGTCCCTCTCCCCGCGCGCGAGGAGACGCAGGCCGTCGCCGTGTCTGAGGCCGCCTACGTCGAGGCTCTGCCCGCTCCGGTGCAGGAGACCGCGGTCGGGCCGCAGCGCAACAACGACACCAGGCTCAACCCGAAGTACAGCTTCGACAACTTCGTCATCGGCGGATCCAACCGCTTCGCCCACGCCGCGGCGGTCGCCGTGGCCGAGGCGCCGGCGAAGGCCTACAACCCCCTCTTCATCTACGGCGACTCCGGCCTCGGCAAGACGCACCTGCTCCACGCCATCGGCCACTACGCGATGAGCCTCTACCCCGGGGTGCGCGTCCGGTACGTCAGCTCCGAGGAGTTCACGAACGACTTCATCAACTCGATCGCCAACAACCGCGGAGCGGCCTTCCACTCCCGGTACCGCGACATCGACCTGCTGCTGATCGACGACATCCAGTTCCTGCAGGGCAAGGCGGAGACGCAGGAGGCGTTCTTCCACACCTTCAACACCCTGCACGACCACAACAAGCAGGTCGTCATCACCTCCGACCTCCCTCCGAAGCACCTCACCGGCTTCGAGGATCGGATGCGCACCCGCTTCGAGTGGGGCCTCATCACGGATGTGCAGACACCAGACCTCGAGACCCGCATCGCGATCCTGAGGAAGAAGGCGCAGAGCGAGCGACTCCGTGTGCCCGACGACATCCTCGAGTTCATGGCGTCGAAGGTCTCGTCCAACGTGCGCGAGCTCGAGGGCACGCTCATCCGGGTCACCGCCTTCGCCAGCCTCAACAGGACGCCCGTCGACATGCAGCTGGTGCAGACCGTGCTGAAGGACGTCATCACGCTCGACGACGACAACGTCATCGCGCCGGTCGACATCATCAACAACACCGCCGAGTACTTCAAGCTCTCGGTCGACGACCTCTACGGGTCGTCCCGCTCGCAGGCCATCGCGACGGCACGCCAGATAGCGATGTACCTGTGCCGCGAGATGACGAGCCTCTCGCTCCCCAAGATCGGTCAGCTGTTCGGCGGACGAGACCACACCACGGTGATGTACGCCAACAACAAGATCGGCAAGCTCATGACGGAGAAGCGGTCGATCTACAACCAGGTCACCGAGATCAGCAACCGCATCAAGCACGACCAGCGCTACAAGGGCGCCTGA